Proteins co-encoded in one Perca flavescens isolate YP-PL-M2 chromosome 11, PFLA_1.0, whole genome shotgun sequence genomic window:
- the LOC114563800 gene encoding collagen alpha-2(VI) chain, translating to MAMIAGFIFLCMLQAAIPQDPGPRGPRPIEGRGDSPGPTPPPLLPIPRPQDCKNGIIDCPVRLFFTLDTSETIALQESPPGSLVQKIKEFTKMFAQRLNEEEYRGQIKISWSLGGLNFSETQHIFSQFTTKENFIRNLNLVEYEGKGTHTDCAIKRMTEHMTQHYSGVKAALFSVVITDGHVTAEPCGGIKAMAEKAREKDIQIFSVAASRSIDELGMKDLASSPSELYRDDYIAVDIVEGRPEIKTESIDRIIQAMKHQAFLQCGNIHTCYERPGPPGPPGFPGPKGRKGDTGIPGSNGEKGKQGDPGIEGPIGQPGSKGETGFKGDKGEIGTVGAKGAAGVPGMNGTDGQKGKIGRIGAPGCKGDPGEKGPDGYHGNVGDTGPPGDNGVKGDPGLSGKPGPPGPPGGQGPKGEDGNAGNPGPPGEKGPPGVPGEPGPIGEGGRRGDPGTKGGQGPDGPKGEKGERGPLGGRGRPGEDGLKGAKGDLGLPGPRGQPGEPGGPGVNGTMGNPGDSGARGDSGPPGPDGDKGRSGFNYPGSRGSTGDRGDPGRKGPRGGRGECGAKGEPGDKGTSGKPGEPGQAGEPGERGPRGDPGTNGGPGPEGDPGLNDCDVMAYVRETCGCCDCEKHCGAMDIVFVIDSSESVGQTNFTLEKNFVINTINRLGSMASDPASLTGTRVGVVQFSHNGTFEAIRLNDPNINSMSDFKTAVRGLKWIAGGTFTPSALKFAYDTLIRDGKRAQAKVSVVVITDGRYDPRDDEDLLYLCNNGVVVNAIGVGDMFQKKQDDNILGSIACNKKERVTGMKRYVDLVADDFIEKMENVLCPNPTIVCPDLPCKSEPDVAPCVQRPVDLVFLLDGSERLGTENFRRVREFVQVVAERLGLAKSQTDRMRARLALIEFGKENELHVAFPLTHDSAIIADGLARLPYLESSSSIGPAIINTIDNILGRENARQTRRNAEISFVFITDGITDSKDLDEAVSAMRRAQVVSTVVATRSDIDQKVLVKLAMDDQDAIFKGKDFSALPHSSLFDRFIQWVC from the exons ATGGCAATGATTGCAGGGTTCATCTTTCTGTGCATGCTCCAAGCTGCAATCCCTCAAGATCCAGGCCCTCGTGGACCCAGGCCAATCGAAGGGCGAGGTGACAGTCCAGGACCGACTCCACCTCCACTTCTACCTATACCCAGACCTCAAGATTGCAAGA ATGGGATAATTGACTGTCCCGTCAGGCTGTTTTTCACCCTCGACACCTCAGAGACCATCGCCTTACAGGAGTCCCCTCCTGGGAGCCTAGTGCAAAAAATTAAGGAGTTCACCAAGATGTTTGCCCAGAGGCTGAATGAAGAGGAGTACAGGGGCCAGATCAAGATCTCCTGGTCCCTAGGAGGCCTGAACTTCTCTGAGACACAGCATATCTTCAGTCAGTTCACAACCAAGGAGAACTTCATCAGGAACCTCAATCTGGTTGAATACGAGGGCAAAGGCACCCACACCGACTGTGCCATCAAAAGAATGACTGAGCATATGACCCAGCACTACTCAGGGGTAAAGGCCGCACTCTTCTCTGTGGTCATCACTGACGGTCACGTGACAGCAGAGCCATGTGGAGGGATTAAGGCGATGGCAGAGAAGGCCCGTGAGAAAGATATCCAGATTTTCTCAGTGGCAGCATCCAGGAGCATCGATGAATTAGGGATGAAGGATTTAGCCAGTTCCCCTTCTGAACTGTACCGCGATGACTACATAGCTGTGGACATCGTTGAAGGAAGACCAGAAATAAAGACTGAATCCATTGATCGTATCATACAAGCCATG AAACATCAAGCGTTTTTACAG TGCGGTAATATACATACATGCTATGAGCGTCCTGGGCCCCCTGGACCTCCAGGGTTTCCAGGTCCAAAA GGAAGGAAAGGAGACACAGGTATCCCTGGGTCAAATGGTGAAAAGGGTAAACAG GGTGATCCCGGCATTGAAGGTCCAATCGGACAACCCGGTTCAAAG GGGGAGACTGGTTTTAAAGGTGACAAG GGTGAAATCGGAACAGTTGGAGCAAAG GGTGCGGCAGGAGTACCTGGCATGAATGGAACTGACGGTCAAAAG GGTAAAATTGGCCGAATTGGAGCTCCTGGTTGCAAAGGTGATCCAGGTGAAAAG GGACCAGAtggttaccatggaaatgttgGTGACACTGGGCCACCTGGTGACAACGGAGTAAAG GGTGACCCAGGCCTTTCTGGAAAGCCAGGTCCCCCTGGACCTCCGGGTGGCCAAGGACCAAAG GGTGAAGATGGAAATGCTGGAAATCCAGGGCCACCGGGAGAAAAGGGACCTCCG GGGGTCCCTGGCGAGCCTGGACCAATTGGCGAAGGG ggaaggagaggagaTCCTGGAACAAAGGGGGGACAAGGTCCTGATGGGCCAAAAGGAGAGAAG gGAGAACGAGGGCCACTGGGTGGCAGAGGTCGTCCCGGAGAAGACGGACTCAAGGGTGCAAAG GGAGACCTAGGACTGCCAGGGCCGAGGGGTCAGCCAGGAGAACCAGGGGGCCCCGGAGTAAAT GGCACCATGGGAAATCCTGGAGATTCGGGAGCAAGGGGAGACTCTGGGCCCCCTGGACCAGAT GGTGACAAAGGAAGATCGGGATTCAACTATCCTGGATCGAGAGGATCCACT GGAGACCGAGGTGATCCAGGTAGAAAAGGTCCCAGGGGGGGCAGAGGTGAATGTGGAGCCAAAGGAGAACCTGGAGATAAAGGAACATCGGGAAAACCT GGGGAGCCAGGTCAGGCAGGCGAGCCGGGAGAGAGAGGACCCAGAGGCGATCCTGGAACCAAT ggGGGTCCAGGACCAGAGGGCGATCCGGGGCTCAAT GACTGTGATGTCATGGCTTATGTCAGGGAGAcgtgtggttgttgtg ACTGTGAGAAGCACTGTGGAGCTATGGACATTGTATTTGTAATTGATAGCTCAGAGAGTGTTGGGCAGACAAACTTCACCCTGGAAAAGAACTTTGTTATCAACACCATCAACAGGCTGGGATCTATGGCCAGCGACCCTGCGTCATTAACCG GCACAAGAGTTGGAGTTGTACAGTTCAGTCACAACGGGACCTTTGAGGCCATTCGCCTCAATGACCCAAACATCAACTCCATGTCTGACTTTAAAACGGCAGTGAGGGGGCTAAAGTGGATTGCCGGGGGCACCTTTACCCCCTCGGCTCTCAAGTTCGCCTATGATACACTCATCAGGGATGGCAAGAGAGCCCAAGCCAAAGTATCTGTGGTGGTGATCACAGATGGCCGCTATGACCCCCGCGACGATGAAGATCTGCTCTATCTTTGCAACAACGGTGTGGTGGTGAATGCCATCGGGGTTGGGGATATGTTTCAAAAGAAACAGGATGATAATATCCTGGGGTCAATCGCGTGCAACAAAAAGGAACGCGTCACTGGGATGAAGCGATACGTTGACTTGGTGGCTGATGACTTCATAGAGAAGATGGAGAATGTGCTCTGTCCCA ATCCTACGATTGTGTGCCCTGATCTTCCCTGTAAAAGTG AACCTGATGTAGCGCCATGTGTCCAACGGCCAGTGGATTTGGTATTTCTACTAGACGGCTCAGAGCGACTGGGGACGGAGAACTTCCGGCGTGTCAGGGAATTTGTGCAGGTGGTGGCAGAAAGACTGGGACTGGCCAAGAGCCAGACTGATCGTATGCGAGCCCGCTTGGCACTGATAGAGTTTGGCAAAGAGAATGAGCTCCACGTGGCATTTCCTCTCACACACGACAGTGCTATCATTGCCGACGGCTTGGCGCGTTTACCTTATCTGGAATCTTCTTCAAGCATAGGGCCTGCCATCATCAACACCATTGACAACATCTTGGGTAGAGAAAATGCTCGCCAGACAAGACGCAACGCAgagatttcatttgttttcatcaCAGATGGCATCACTGACAGCAAAGACCTGGACGAAGCGGTGAGTGCCATGCGCAGAGCACAGGTTGTCTCCACAGTGGTAGCCACAAGAAGTGACATTGACCAAAAAGTCCTAGTGAAGCTGGCCATGGATGACCAGGACGCCATCTTTAAAGGAAAAGACTTCTCCGCTCTGCCCCACTCCAGTTTGTTTGACCGTTTCATCCAGTGGGTGTGTTAA
- the LOC114563801 gene encoding X-ray repair cross-complementing protein 5 translates to MAGAKSALVLCMDVGFSMSNSAPGEEPPFEFAKKVIQKFVQRQVFAETKDELALVLFGTDSTKNSLDKDDQYQNITVHRHLMVPDFELLEEIQNQIHPESQQADWLDALVVCMDLLKTETKEKKCDRLNIVLLTDLNTEANSEQLDVIIENLKQAGINLQFFLPFPAGDDEEGGGDADGRDPGQPGTGKGLSKEQKSGLDMVKHIMLSLDEEDGLGEIYSFRKAIEQLCMFKRIERKPMAWPCQLTIGSCLPIRIVGYKAVTEEKLKKTWTTVDAQTNQKDDVKRETVYCLDDDNETEVQKDDTIQGFRYGSDIVPFSKVDQDQMKYKHDGKCFAVLGFSKQSMLQRHQFMGTQVIKIFSAKDDEHAGVALSALIRALDELNMVAIVRYAYDRRSNPQVGAAFPCIKQDYECLMYVQLPFMEDLRQFTFPSLANNKKFTPSDTQLSAVDSLIDSMMLVEGDDQKDMFKVHHIPNPAFQRHFQCLHHRAVNPGTPLPPMEPWLKAALECPDVISERCQAPLEEIKRKFPLTEVEKKKKLKTSAQIFGKDSEEPDAKKAKGDEEEEEYSLADIAEGSVTSVGSVDPARDFRTLIRKKSLPFGEVCQQLTRRIEQLLSNKNTHYYMKSITCIQAFREQSVKLGDANLYNGYLQSLKRSIPNRGLEVFWDLLVQDAITLISKDEVEGSTVSKNEANQFLVTEEKKEEAAAPQAEDTGDVDDLLDMM, encoded by the exons ATGGCAGGTGCCAAA TCAGCATTGGTGTTGTGCATGGATGTTGGGTTCTCCATGTCCAACTCTGCCCCGGGCGAAGAGCCTCCCTTTGAATTTGCCAAAAAAGTAATCCAGAAGTTTGTCCAGCGCCAG GTTTTTGCAGAGACCAAGGATGAGCTGGCGTTAGTTCTGTTTGGGACAGACTCCACCAAGAACTCACTGGACAAGGATGACCAGTACCAGAACATCACTGTGCATCGTCACCTTATGGTGCCTGATTTTGAGCTCCTGGAGGAAATACAAAATCAGATCCATCCAGAGAGTCAGCAGGCTGATT GGCTGGATGCTCTTGTTGTGTGTATGGATCTTCTCAAGACTGAAACAAA GGAAAAGAAGTGTGATCGTCTCAACATTGTCCTCTTGACTGACCTGAACACTGAGGCCAACTCAGAGCAGCTGGACGTTATTATTGAAAACCTGAAACAAGCTGGCATCAACCTGCAGTTTTT TTTGCCTTTCCCTGCGGGGGACGATGAAGAGGGTGGAGGAGATGCGGACGGAAGAGACCCTGGTCAGCCGGGCACAGGCAAAGGTCTTTCCAAGGAACAGAAGAGTGGCCTGGACATGGTGAAACACATCATGCTAAGCCTGGATGAGGAGGATGGCCTGGGAGAAATTTACTCCTTCAG AAAAGCAATTGAGCAGCTGTGCATGTTCAAGCGCATCGAGAGGAAACCTATGGCCTGGCCCTGTCAGCTGACCATCGGCAGCTGTCTGCCCATCCGTATTGTTGGATACAAAGCA GTGACAGAAGAGAAACTGAAGAAAACCTGGACTACAGTTGACGCTCAAACCAACCAGAAAGACGATGTGAAGAGAGAGACTGTCTACTGTCTGGATGATGACAATGAGACAGAGGTGCAAAAGGATGATACTATCCAAG GTTTTCGTTATGGAAGTGATATTGTTCCCTTCTCCAAAGTAGATCAAGACCAGATGAAATACAAACATGATGGGAAGTGCTTTGCTGTTCTCGGCTTCTCCAAGCAGAGCATG CTTCAACGCCATCAGTTCATGGGGACTCAAGTCATCAAGATATTTTCTGCCAAGGATGATGAG CATGCAGGAGTTGCGCTGTCCGCTCTCATCCGAGCGCTAGATGAACTCAACATGGTGGCCATTGTACGTTACGCCTATGACCGGCGCAGCAACCCTCAAGTAGGAGCAGCCTTCCCGTGCATCAAGCAGGACTATGAG TGTCTGATGTACGTCCAGCTGCCCTTCATGGAAGACCTCAGACAGTTCACATTTCCTTCTCTTGCAAACAACAAAAAGTTCACTCCATCAG ACACCCAGCTGTCTGCTGTTGACTCTCTTATTGACTCCATGATGTTGGTAGAGGGGGATGATCAAAAGGACATGTTCAAGGTCCACCACATTCCCAACCCTGCCTTCCAGAGGCACTTCCAG TGTCTGCATCATCGGGCAGTAAACCCTGGCACCCCTCTTCCCCCCATGGAGCCTTGGCTGAAGGCTGCTCTTGAGTGCCCTGATGTCATTAGTGAACGTTGCCAGGCTCCACTAGAGGAGATAAAGAGGAAGTTTCCTCTGACagaagtggagaaaaaaaagaagctcaaGACTAGTGCTCAGATTTTTGGCAAAGA CTCCGAGGAGCCAGATGCCAAGAAGGCAAAAGGAgacgaagaagaggaggagtatAGTCTGGCTGACATCGCCGAAGGCTCTGTGACTTCG GTGGGAAGCGTGGATCCAGCCAGAGACTTCCGTACTCTGATAAGGAAGAAGAGTCTTCCATTTGGAGAGG TATGTCAGCAACTGACTCGCAGGATAGAGCAGTTGCTTAGCAACAAGAACACACACTACTACATGAAAAGCATCACCTGTATCCAGGCTTTTAGAGAGCAGTCCGTTAAG CTGGGGGATGCCAATCTGTACAATGGCTACCTCCAGTCCCTAAAAAGAAGCATTCCAAACAGAGGGCTGGAGGTCTTCTGGGACCTGCTTGTTCAAG ATGCCATCACTCTGATCAGTAAGGACGAGGTTGAAGGAAGCACTGTATCCAAAAACGAAGCTAATCAG TTTCTGGTTACtgaggagaagaaagaggaggCAGCTGCACCACAAGCTGAAGATACTGGAGATGTTGATGACTTG CTGGACATGATGTAA
- the tmem169b gene encoding LOW QUALITY PROTEIN: transmembrane protein 169 (The sequence of the model RefSeq protein was modified relative to this genomic sequence to represent the inferred CDS: deleted 1 base in 1 codon), which yields MAQVEESQTEGEGSPQLISLRSDISGNHMDDGEVGPSIRRKRRKKKDPRPESIIVYRSEMERAPGEDQGGEDGAERSTEEGAKFLCTPTGEGGWSLPPDSRYVTLTGTITRGKKKGQVVDIHLTLTKKELRDLAKSKERLDAECEAGEGSKRNCSLGVCQGPHVVLWSLSCAPVIFLLAFITSFYYGTLTWYNVFLVYNEERTFWHKITICPFLIIFYPMLIMPMALSLALYSAVVQVSWAFSEWWQAVRDLEKGFCGWACGKLGLEDCSPYSIVELLDSDTVSGTLQSKAPSELAQTSSV from the exons ATGGCACAGGTAGAGGAGTCTCAAACTGAAGGAGAGGGTAGCCCTCAGTTGATTTCCTTAAGATCAGACATATCAGGGAACCACATGGACGATGGAGAAGTGGGACCCTCAataaggaggaagaggaggaagaagaaagacCCGCGTCCAGAATCCATTATTGTTTACCGCTCTGAAATGGAGAGGGCACCTGGAGAGGACCAAGGCGGTGAGGATGGAGCAGAGAGGAGCACAGAGGAGGGTGCTAAATTCCTCTGCACACCTACAGGAGAAG GAGGATGGAGCCTTCCTCCAGACAGCCGCTACGTGACCCTGACGGGTACCATCACCCGAGGAAAGAAGAAGGGTCAGGTGGTGGACATTCACCTCACTTTGACAAAGAAGGAACTTAGGGATCTAGCTAAGTCAAAGGAGCGTCTTGATGCAGAGTGTGAGGCAGGAGAGGGCTCTAAACGCAATTGCAGTTTAGGTGTGTGCCAGGGACCCCATGTTGTCCTGTGGAGCCTCTCCTGTGCCCCCGTGATTTTCCTT CTCGCCTTTATAACTTCCTTCTACTACGGCACTCTCACCTGGTACAATGTCTTCCTGGTGTACAATGAGGAGCGAACGTTCTGGCACAAGATTACAATATGCCCCTTCCTCATCATCTTCTACCCCATGCTCATCATGCCCATGGCGCTCTCTCTGGCTCTATATTCCGCCGTGGTGCAGGTGTCCTGGGCCTTCAGCGAGTGGTGGCAAGCTGTGAGAGACCTGGAGAAAGGCTTCTGCGGCTGGGCCTGTGGGAAGCTGGGACTGGAGGACTGTTCCCCCTATAGCATAGTggagctgcttgactctgatacTGTTTCTGGCACTCTGCAGAGCAAAGCCCCCAGTGAACTTGCCCAGACATCATCAGTGTaa